One stretch of Streptomyces sp. MMBL 11-1 DNA includes these proteins:
- a CDS encoding DIP1984 family protein, whose protein sequence is MKLAEALAERAEATRRAEQLRARVVSSARYQEGETPAEDAAQLLAEAGEVLSALETLIRRINRTNATVEMGSDGTLTDALARRDVLRLRHSLVTAAADAAAGNGERGYGRQLRSELVMLAALPVAELRGQADALAREIREVDTRIQRTNWEADLLD, encoded by the coding sequence GTGAAGCTTGCTGAGGCACTGGCGGAGCGCGCGGAAGCGACGCGCCGTGCGGAACAGTTGCGAGCGCGCGTCGTCAGCAGTGCGCGGTACCAGGAGGGGGAGACGCCCGCCGAGGATGCCGCCCAGTTGCTGGCCGAGGCCGGTGAGGTGCTGAGCGCTCTGGAAACGTTGATCCGGCGGATCAACCGGACCAATGCCACCGTGGAGATGGGTTCGGACGGCACGCTCACCGATGCCCTCGCGCGCCGGGATGTCCTGCGGTTGCGTCACTCCCTGGTCACCGCGGCGGCGGACGCGGCGGCGGGTAACGGCGAGCGGGGATACGGCCGGCAGCTTCGGTCCGAGCTGGTGATGCTGGCCGCGCTTCCGGTGGCGGAACTGCGCGGTCAGGCGGATGCTCTCGCGAGGGAGATCCGCGAGGTCGATACACGGATCCAGCGTACGAACTGGGAGGCGGATCTGCTGGACTGA